A genomic region of Marinobacter szutsaonensis contains the following coding sequences:
- a CDS encoding toxin VasX has product MTDLANFTDESLDQSLRRRAQYDDNEPGNLVLKVPTQAGGHLTLPLVERARSNIEQEEYQENTLLRIKPLAEIQSNLPVKSGGLTFHTGRSVALLRPGYLYVFRGNTLWRELEINAEGMMSDVDVQSARSEWEEAPSESFRARPSVGEWQHDILVPAMLQGQTVIQDIRVAYSEVQWDWHYVRRLEQDAKALRIRTTRIDHAWPAALVDDINFASGYPASPIQQVDGLRARDLGIELMLENPSDFTEGFEGPGEGELCVKLADRIKQGEEAAGAAIDLELRCDPGEDLIAELREQKGLVGIALPDPLFQLRHSLAQLHLGLHYLDAVDISIQSNPIVHSAMLIRQAIFDPKPDGSPSNLSRYTDAIDLERLDEVLDTEEKEHAIRVIDEHVARARKLLTEPSLAAALEDYRQCRDHAICEAYLLATDLMNVLQQVPGIVKAQGKSCDEGIYATLKEWVTDEQFLEAWAPPERADAGDESESGKTSPYPTLAELAQSQSEIDEALLDRLNLQSLVYLEKQISERDSGDSTLKDISNAGKVGGLISGSLSEWSAAVLTVSRRLIEQGAVEQIELQRVMQAAASNMVLADPDLAGIRVMDRARAVSEGTILGVQGNGLNRGLTEFDRTEGVLTRKNDYLYADLFDESGQVIASTSPARASSEFEEAINKVAAGTMVFYVAEGHEEAKKLSLVKVDFAKRVGRVVDGPVVSRGLVALAAFNLFLETRNAVSVLRSEEGNLLLATGKATGAFVDLTAAFLKLKATLGQMSGHKTPSYRFATRPLFDMKDWFFIGRRLEKLRVSTLVRTVGLASFIAGGIGVGLSYWDMRISLSQKDFDAAAGHGIAMTGGFVFLASPLLTNLLAIPGWGWALFGMAAVLGGTLYASQVSDDSFEQLLKQGPLGRYPDGSKIRNEDRAYYGQLLSLLSPINVSVERYGDAQRDPSLLNASYPPTDEDYIVTLEFPLVSRMRLFGGSGESVPAKPFQLVVQEVAYRSSTISVPAAGSAMPVSSTHMLKATPLKKVVARQSLPHKSAVRFLVKRQVQDSEYQGFLYQESVTTRIRVGFQATLDTDLGPLVFPTPIYENFEPFDVNKHLNPPSKRRTMLDPYAQPKSPYWYFTEVSV; this is encoded by the coding sequence ATGACCGATCTTGCGAATTTCACCGATGAGAGCCTGGACCAGTCCCTGCGCCGGCGTGCTCAGTATGATGACAACGAACCAGGCAACCTGGTTCTGAAGGTCCCCACCCAGGCCGGAGGCCATCTGACCCTTCCGCTGGTGGAGCGTGCCCGTTCCAACATTGAGCAGGAGGAGTATCAGGAAAACACGCTCCTGAGAATCAAACCCCTGGCCGAAATCCAGAGCAACCTGCCGGTGAAATCCGGCGGCCTGACCTTCCATACCGGACGAAGCGTGGCTCTCCTGAGACCCGGCTACCTCTATGTCTTTCGGGGCAACACCCTGTGGCGGGAACTCGAGATCAATGCCGAAGGCATGATGAGCGACGTTGATGTGCAGTCGGCGCGCTCCGAATGGGAGGAAGCGCCCTCCGAGAGCTTCCGCGCCCGGCCTTCAGTGGGTGAATGGCAGCACGATATCCTGGTCCCGGCCATGTTGCAGGGGCAGACCGTAATCCAGGACATTCGTGTCGCCTACAGCGAAGTGCAGTGGGATTGGCACTACGTTCGTCGGCTGGAGCAGGACGCGAAAGCGCTGAGGATCAGGACAACCAGAATCGATCATGCCTGGCCTGCGGCCCTTGTTGATGACATCAACTTTGCAAGCGGCTACCCCGCATCGCCCATTCAGCAGGTGGATGGCCTTCGGGCACGGGATCTTGGCATTGAGTTGATGTTGGAGAATCCCAGTGATTTTACGGAGGGGTTTGAGGGGCCTGGTGAGGGTGAGCTGTGCGTGAAACTCGCGGATCGGATAAAGCAAGGCGAGGAGGCAGCCGGCGCCGCGATTGATCTCGAATTGAGGTGTGACCCCGGAGAGGATCTCATTGCTGAACTTCGCGAACAAAAAGGCCTCGTTGGCATAGCTCTTCCAGACCCTCTTTTCCAACTTCGCCACTCTCTAGCGCAGCTACACCTTGGGCTGCATTACCTGGATGCCGTGGATATTTCGATCCAGAGCAATCCGATCGTTCATTCCGCGATGCTGATTCGCCAGGCTATCTTCGATCCGAAGCCGGATGGCAGTCCCTCCAATTTGTCCCGTTATACAGATGCCATCGACCTAGAAAGACTGGATGAGGTGCTAGATACCGAGGAAAAAGAACATGCCATTCGCGTGATAGATGAGCATGTTGCACGGGCCCGTAAATTGCTGACCGAGCCATCGTTAGCTGCCGCCCTGGAGGACTACCGGCAATGCCGTGACCACGCCATCTGCGAAGCGTATTTGCTTGCGACCGATCTCATGAATGTACTTCAACAGGTCCCAGGGATTGTAAAAGCCCAAGGCAAGTCCTGTGACGAGGGTATATACGCCACCCTGAAAGAGTGGGTAACTGATGAACAATTCCTTGAGGCTTGGGCACCTCCGGAGAGAGCTGATGCGGGGGATGAGTCCGAGTCCGGAAAAACGTCGCCGTACCCGACGCTTGCAGAATTAGCGCAGAGTCAGTCCGAAATCGATGAGGCCTTGCTGGATCGGCTAAATCTGCAATCCCTTGTGTATCTCGAAAAGCAGATTAGCGAGAGGGATTCGGGAGACAGCACACTGAAAGATATTTCCAATGCCGGCAAAGTCGGTGGGCTTATTTCTGGCTCACTAAGCGAATGGAGTGCCGCTGTTCTGACGGTGTCCAGGCGCCTGATCGAACAGGGTGCCGTTGAGCAGATTGAACTACAGCGCGTAATGCAGGCGGCGGCATCCAACATGGTGCTTGCAGATCCGGATCTTGCCGGTATCCGGGTTATGGACAGGGCCCGTGCTGTCAGCGAGGGCACAATCCTTGGAGTGCAGGGTAACGGGCTGAATCGCGGGCTGACGGAGTTTGATCGCACAGAGGGGGTGCTGACTCGTAAGAACGATTATCTATACGCAGACCTGTTTGATGAGTCCGGGCAGGTGATCGCTTCCACCAGCCCCGCACGTGCATCGAGTGAATTTGAGGAAGCGATCAACAAAGTGGCTGCCGGTACTATGGTTTTCTACGTTGCTGAGGGCCATGAAGAAGCGAAAAAGCTGAGTTTGGTGAAAGTGGATTTTGCAAAGCGAGTGGGTCGAGTGGTTGATGGTCCCGTCGTTTCTCGTGGGTTGGTGGCTTTGGCGGCGTTTAATTTGTTTTTGGAGACGAGAAACGCTGTGAGTGTGCTGCGTAGCGAGGAGGGAAACCTTTTACTGGCTACAGGCAAGGCCACAGGTGCTTTTGTCGATCTCACGGCTGCATTTTTGAAATTGAAAGCCACTTTGGGACAAATGTCCGGCCATAAAACTCCAAGCTATAGGTTTGCGACACGCCCTCTGTTCGACATGAAGGACTGGTTTTTTATTGGGCGACGTTTAGAAAAACTCAGAGTTTCTACTTTGGTTCGGACTGTGGGCCTTGCAAGTTTTATCGCAGGAGGTATCGGAGTCGGCCTGAGTTATTGGGATATGCGAATAAGCCTTTCTCAAAAGGACTTCGATGCTGCGGCCGGTCACGGAATCGCCATGACTGGAGGCTTTGTGTTCTTGGCTTCTCCGCTCCTGACGAATTTGCTCGCAATTCCTGGTTGGGGTTGGGCTTTGTTTGGAATGGCCGCTGTACTGGGTGGAACTTTGTATGCAAGCCAGGTTTCCGATGATTCATTCGAACAGTTATTAAAACAAGGACCTCTTGGGCGCTATCCAGATGGTTCGAAGATTCGGAATGAAGATAGAGCCTACTACGGTCAGCTGCTTTCTTTGTTATCACCCATAAATGTCTCTGTCGAGAGATATGGGGATGCTCAGCGCGATCCCTCCCTTCTAAACGCGAGTTATCCACCAACGGATGAGGATTACATCGTAACGTTGGAGTTTCCGTTAGTTAGCCGCATGAGGCTGTTCGGTGGTAGTGGTGAGAGTGTTCCTGCCAAACCATTTCAGCTTGTCGTGCAAGAGGTGGCGTACCGGTCTTCGACAATCAGTGTTCCGGCGGCCGGATCAGCTATGCCTGTTTCAAGTACGCACATGTTAAAGGCGACACCTTTGAAAAAAGTCGTGGCCAGGCAGTCCTTGCCTCATAAGTCGGCCGTCCGTTTCCTTGTTAAACGGCAGGTTCAGGATAGTGAATATCAAGGGTTTCTCTATCAGGAATCTGTTACCACGCGGATCAGGGTTGGTTTTCAGGCCACTCTGGATACTGATCTGGGGCCTTTAGTATTTCCTACCCCCATCTATGAGAATTTCGAACCTTTTGATGTTAATAAACACCTGAATCCGCCCTCCAAGAGGCGAACCATGTTAGATCCCTATGCCCAGCCAAAGTCCCCATATTGGTATTTCACTGAGGTCAGTGTATGA
- a CDS encoding AAA family ATPase yields the protein MTTQPELWLLVGGNGAGKSTFYERFLARRNIPFVNADKIARTLWPDYPEKHSYEAALIAEKERLRLLEERQSFCFETVFSHPSKVDFVGAAKAAGFRIRLFYFHLDQVNLNKARVASRVQTGGHNVPETKIERRIPRTLANLRQCIGLADELHLVDNSSLDQPFVRVAAWENGAWQIYKDELPTWARGLIDS from the coding sequence GTGACGACGCAGCCTGAGCTCTGGTTGCTGGTGGGTGGCAACGGCGCCGGCAAATCGACTTTCTACGAGCGGTTTCTGGCCCGTCGCAACATACCGTTCGTCAACGCTGACAAGATCGCCCGTACCCTGTGGCCGGACTACCCCGAAAAGCACAGTTACGAAGCGGCGCTGATTGCCGAAAAGGAGCGGCTCCGGCTGTTGGAAGAGCGCCAGAGCTTCTGTTTTGAAACGGTGTTTTCTCACCCGTCCAAAGTGGATTTCGTCGGCGCTGCCAAGGCTGCGGGCTTCCGCATCCGTCTGTTTTATTTCCATCTGGACCAGGTCAACCTCAACAAGGCGCGTGTTGCCTCCCGGGTACAAACCGGCGGCCATAACGTGCCCGAGACCAAGATAGAGCGTCGGATCCCCCGAACCCTGGCCAATCTTCGCCAGTGCATCGGGCTGGCGGATGAGCTGCACCTGGTGGACAACTCCAGCCTGGATCAACCGTTTGTGCGTGTCGCGGCCTGGGAGAACGGGGCATGGCAGATCTATAAAGACGAGCTGCCAACGTGGGCCAGGGGCCTGATCGATTCCTGA
- a CDS encoding DUF1853 family protein, producing the protein MDDISIGDIPYALRSPAVRHLAWLCHTPQLLSSPLSFEPARYLPPNHLEKLRAWDHDLQAAPALLREPPQRRLGFYFERLYQVLLEDLLGWEILLKNQQIQSNGRTIGELDFVVHNRTDDRIEHHEIAVKYYLGVPGTDHPTLWYGPNARDRLDLKTDNLIHQQSRRTHQPETRALLEQLDISGPLTARIFMPGYLFYPDGNSISAPDYVPDNHLRGSWLYLSTARARDTSCWVPLHKPHWIGPWLQDEPPAPETTLEALERIEHHAVPALFAVLESDADSGIWRETDRIFVVPENWP; encoded by the coding sequence ATGGACGACATCAGCATCGGCGATATCCCCTACGCCCTCCGCAGCCCCGCCGTCAGGCATCTGGCGTGGCTTTGCCATACGCCCCAGCTGCTGAGCTCACCACTCTCTTTTGAGCCCGCCCGCTATCTGCCACCCAATCATCTGGAAAAGCTCCGGGCATGGGATCATGATCTGCAGGCTGCGCCGGCCTTGCTTCGGGAACCGCCCCAGCGCCGGCTGGGCTTCTATTTCGAGCGTCTGTACCAGGTGCTGTTGGAGGATCTGCTTGGCTGGGAAATCCTCCTGAAAAACCAGCAGATCCAGTCCAACGGTCGCACCATTGGCGAGCTGGACTTTGTGGTGCACAACCGAACCGATGACCGGATCGAGCATCACGAAATCGCGGTGAAATACTACCTCGGCGTGCCAGGGACCGATCACCCGACGCTCTGGTACGGCCCCAATGCCCGCGACCGGCTGGACCTCAAAACTGACAACCTGATCCATCAGCAGAGCCGCCGGACCCACCAGCCGGAAACCCGGGCCCTGTTGGAGCAACTCGACATCAGCGGCCCCCTCACCGCACGGATCTTCATGCCGGGCTATCTGTTCTATCCCGATGGCAACTCGATCTCGGCACCCGACTACGTGCCGGACAATCACCTTCGGGGCAGCTGGCTTTACCTCTCAACGGCCCGAGCAAGAGACACGTCCTGCTGGGTCCCGCTTCACAAGCCCCACTGGATCGGCCCCTGGCTCCAGGATGAGCCGCCCGCTCCGGAGACCACTCTTGAAGCGCTCGAACGCATTGAGCATCACGCCGTCCCCGCACTCTTTGCGGTGCTGGAGAGCGACGCGGACAGCGGGATCTGGCGGGAAACAGACCGGATCTTCGTGGTGCCTGAAAACTGGCCCTAG
- a CDS encoding VOC family protein yields the protein MQYLHTMIRVSDLDETLHFFCDLLGMVEINRKSSEKGRFTLVFLAAPEDEARAREDRAPMIELTYNWDPEEYTGGRNFGHLAYRVDDIYALCEKLQANGVTINRPPRDGYMAFIRTPDNISIELLQKGEALPPKEPWASMENTGTW from the coding sequence ATGCAATACCTCCACACCATGATCCGGGTGAGTGACCTGGACGAGACGCTGCATTTCTTCTGCGACCTGCTGGGCATGGTCGAGATCAACCGGAAGAGCAGCGAGAAAGGCCGGTTCACCCTGGTGTTTCTGGCGGCACCGGAAGACGAGGCGCGGGCCCGGGAAGACCGTGCGCCGATGATCGAGCTGACCTACAACTGGGATCCGGAAGAGTACACCGGCGGCCGCAATTTCGGTCACCTGGCCTATCGGGTGGATGATATCTATGCCCTGTGCGAGAAGCTTCAGGCCAACGGTGTGACCATCAACCGCCCGCCCCGGGATGGCTACATGGCGTTTATCCGGACTCCCGACAACATCTCCATCGAGCTGCTCCAGAAAGGCGAGGCGCTGCCTCCGAAAGAGCCCTGGGCCAGCATGGAGAACACCGGTACCTGGTAA
- a CDS encoding cold shock domain-containing protein — MRNPAKAILVAVLIAIPAPLILAFILTATPEPLRLIAAGEVIEALGSNRGIAAYIITLVLFGIAGFLAVALSAKQQTAQSNARRAPSRPQRNDDEDEGDFDDTTPEGDEEGTVKWFNVKKGFGFIVRDSGDEVFVHFRAIRGRGRRVLRQGQLVRFNVVEADKGLQADNVSILSD, encoded by the coding sequence ATGCGTAATCCAGCCAAAGCGATCCTTGTCGCTGTTCTGATCGCGATTCCCGCACCATTGATCCTGGCTTTTATTCTGACTGCCACCCCCGAGCCACTGCGTCTGATTGCTGCCGGCGAAGTGATTGAAGCTCTCGGAAGCAACCGGGGCATTGCTGCCTACATCATTACCCTGGTCCTGTTTGGCATCGCTGGCTTCCTGGCCGTGGCACTCTCTGCCAAGCAACAGACCGCTCAGAGCAACGCCCGCCGCGCGCCTTCCCGTCCCCAGCGTAATGATGACGAGGACGAAGGCGATTTCGATGACACCACCCCCGAAGGCGATGAAGAAGGCACCGTGAAGTGGTTCAACGTCAAGAAAGGGTTCGGCTTTATCGTCCGTGACAGCGGTGACGAAGTGTTCGTGCACTTCCGTGCCATCCGTGGCCGCGGCCGCCGGGTCCTGCGCCAGGGCCAGCTGGTTCGTTTCAACGTGGTTGAAGCCGACAAGGGCCTTCAGGCGGACAACGTGTCCATCCTGAGCGACTGA
- a CDS encoding SlyX family protein — translation MTQKDLEARLDELEMRIAFQDEVINTLSEQVAKQEMDIRELWDAKRLLHKQLKDVSPSNIKPEDEETPPPHY, via the coding sequence ATGACACAGAAAGACCTCGAAGCCCGACTCGACGAACTCGAAATGCGGATCGCCTTTCAGGATGAAGTGATCAACACCCTGAGTGAGCAGGTGGCCAAGCAGGAAATGGACATCCGGGAGCTGTGGGATGCAAAACGGTTGCTGCACAAGCAGCTGAAGGACGTGTCGCCTTCGAATATCAAGCCGGAGGATGAGGAGACGCCGCCTCCGCATTATTGA
- the dapE gene encoding succinyl-diaminopimelate desuccinylase has product MSTSPTLELAMDLIRRQSVTPDDAGCQELMMSRLAPLGFDGENLRFGDTDNLWARKGSDGPVLAFAGHTDVVPTGPEKNWAHPPFDPVIKEGYLYGRGAADMKGSLAAFITACERFVKAHPDHRGSIALLITSDEEGPAQHGTVKVVETLEARNEKIDWCLIGEPSSTHEVGDVIKNGRRGSLHGYLTVHGIQGHVAYPHLAENPVHTVAPALDALANEFWDNGNDFFPPTTFQITKIEAGTGSNIIPGECLVHFNFRYCTENTAESLEERVVAILDRHKLKYDLQWHLSGRPFLTDKGALVSASQDAIRTVTGRETELSTSGGTSDGRFIAPTGAQVVELGPINATIHKVDECVRAEDLDTLSEIYEQILVELLA; this is encoded by the coding sequence ATGAGCACATCGCCCACCCTGGAACTCGCCATGGATCTGATTCGCCGGCAATCGGTCACTCCGGATGACGCCGGCTGCCAGGAGCTGATGATGTCCCGGCTGGCGCCGCTGGGATTCGATGGTGAGAACCTGCGTTTCGGCGATACCGACAATCTCTGGGCTCGAAAAGGCTCCGACGGCCCGGTGCTGGCCTTCGCCGGTCACACCGATGTGGTCCCGACCGGCCCGGAGAAGAACTGGGCGCATCCGCCGTTCGATCCGGTGATCAAGGAAGGCTATCTCTACGGCCGCGGCGCGGCGGACATGAAAGGCAGCCTGGCGGCGTTCATCACTGCCTGCGAGCGGTTCGTGAAGGCACATCCCGATCACCGAGGCTCCATCGCCCTGCTGATCACCAGCGATGAGGAAGGTCCCGCTCAGCACGGCACCGTCAAGGTGGTTGAGACCCTGGAAGCCCGCAACGAGAAGATCGACTGGTGCCTGATCGGCGAACCATCCAGCACCCACGAAGTCGGTGATGTGATCAAAAACGGCCGCCGTGGCTCACTCCATGGCTACCTGACCGTACATGGCATCCAGGGCCATGTTGCCTATCCGCACCTGGCGGAGAACCCGGTACACACAGTTGCCCCGGCGCTGGACGCTCTGGCCAACGAGTTCTGGGACAACGGCAACGATTTCTTCCCGCCCACCACCTTCCAGATCACCAAGATCGAGGCGGGAACCGGCAGCAACATCATCCCCGGCGAATGCCTGGTGCACTTCAATTTCCGCTACTGCACCGAGAACACGGCGGAAAGCCTGGAAGAACGCGTAGTTGCCATCCTGGACCGCCACAAGCTGAAGTATGACCTGCAATGGCACCTCAGCGGCCGCCCCTTCCTGACCGACAAGGGCGCACTGGTATCCGCCAGCCAGGACGCCATCCGCACCGTCACCGGCCGCGAGACCGAGCTCTCCACTTCCGGCGGCACATCCGACGGTCGCTTCATCGCGCCCACGGGTGCCCAGGTGGTGGAACTCGGGCCCATCAACGCCACCATTCACAAGGTGGATGAGTGTGTGAGGGCGGAGGATCTGGATACCCTGTCGGAGATTTATGAGCAGATTTTGGTGGAGTTGCTGGCGTGA
- the dapD gene encoding 2,3,4,5-tetrahydropyridine-2,6-dicarboxylate N-succinyltransferase, with protein sequence MSFAFGIGIGTQNNQGEWLEVYYQQPIMTPDKALIDVVESALDYQGGNQAIAATAEQLHQFANALRQLGQTDQATLAEKAAQSKRPVVVTVLASDDTASSTPEVYLKLHLISHRLAKPHGVKLDGIFGLLPNLAWTNEGAIDLNELADRQLQARIEGRTLEVKSVDKFPQMTDYVVPKGVRVADTARVRLGAYVGEGTTVMHEGFINFNAGTEGTSMIEGRISAGVMIGKGSDLGGGCSTMGTLSGGGNIIISVGENCLLGANAGIGIPLGDRCTVEAGLYITSGTKVALLDDNNELVEVVKARDLASKPDLLFRRNSQTGAVECKTNKTAIELNEELHANN encoded by the coding sequence ATGAGTTTTGCATTCGGTATCGGCATCGGCACCCAGAACAACCAGGGCGAGTGGCTGGAGGTTTACTACCAGCAGCCGATCATGACCCCCGACAAGGCGCTGATCGATGTGGTTGAAAGCGCGCTCGATTACCAGGGCGGCAACCAGGCCATCGCGGCCACCGCTGAACAGTTGCACCAGTTCGCCAACGCCCTGCGCCAGCTGGGCCAGACCGACCAGGCCACCCTGGCCGAGAAAGCGGCCCAGAGCAAGCGCCCGGTGGTGGTCACCGTTCTGGCCAGCGATGACACCGCCTCCAGCACCCCCGAGGTGTACCTCAAGCTGCACCTGATCTCCCACCGCCTGGCCAAGCCCCACGGTGTGAAGCTGGATGGTATTTTCGGCCTGCTGCCGAACCTGGCGTGGACCAACGAAGGCGCCATCGATCTGAACGAACTGGCCGACCGCCAGCTCCAGGCCCGCATTGAAGGCCGCACCCTGGAAGTGAAGTCTGTCGACAAGTTCCCGCAGATGACTGACTACGTGGTACCGAAGGGCGTCCGTGTTGCCGACACCGCCCGGGTCCGCCTCGGCGCCTATGTGGGCGAAGGCACCACCGTGATGCACGAAGGCTTCATCAACTTCAACGCCGGCACCGAAGGCACCTCCATGATCGAGGGCCGGATCTCCGCAGGCGTGATGATCGGCAAGGGCTCCGACCTCGGCGGCGGCTGCTCCACCATGGGCACCCTCTCCGGCGGCGGCAACATCATCATCTCAGTGGGAGAGAACTGCCTGCTCGGCGCCAACGCCGGCATCGGCATCCCCCTGGGGGATCGCTGCACCGTGGAAGCCGGCCTGTACATCACCTCCGGCACCAAAGTCGCCCTGCTGGACGACAACAATGAGCTGGTGGAAGTGGTCAAAGCCCGCGACCTGGCCAGCAAACCGGACCTCCTGTTCCGCCGCAACAGCCAGACCGGCGCGGTCGAGTGCAAGACCAACAAGACCGCCATCGAGCTGAACGAAGAGCTGCACGCGAATAACTGA
- a CDS encoding ArsC family reductase, translated as MKLYGIKNCDTVKKARKWLDDQGISYEFHDFKKDGLSSDKLSEWEQAIGWETLLNRRGTTWRKLPDDVRDNISAQSAHDIMLENPSIIKRPVVEHDGEVFVGFKADEWAEKGIG; from the coding sequence ATGAAACTCTACGGCATCAAAAACTGCGACACCGTCAAAAAAGCCCGCAAATGGCTCGACGACCAGGGCATCTCCTACGAATTCCACGACTTCAAAAAAGACGGCCTGAGCAGCGACAAACTCAGCGAATGGGAACAGGCCATCGGCTGGGAAACCCTTCTCAACCGCCGCGGCACCACCTGGCGCAAACTTCCGGACGACGTTCGTGATAACATTAGCGCCCAATCCGCCCACGACATCATGCTCGAAAACCCGTCCATCATTAAGCGACCGGTGGTGGAGCATGACGGCGAGGTTTTTGTTGGCTTCAAGGCCGACGAGTGGGCTGAAAAGGGGATTGGCTAA
- the dapC gene encoding succinyldiaminopimelate transaminase, whose protein sequence is MNQNLDRLHPYPFEKLAKLKAGISVPEHLAPISLGIGEPKHPSPEFVKQVIADNLDKLANYPTTKGTDELRQTIADWATRRFKLSAGSLDPTANVVPVNGTREAIFALVQAVIDSRKPAKVVSPNPFYQIYEGAAFLAGADPVYLACDASNGFIPDFDAVPESVWEDCQLLFLCSPGNPSGAVIPRETLAKVIDLADRHDFLIASDECYSELYPDESNPPEGLLQTCAALGRDDFKRCIVFHSLSKRSNLPGLRSGFVAGDADVLKGYLKYRTYHGCAMPIHNQLASIAAWNDEDHVRENRAAYRAKFEAVVPILREVMNVDFPDAGFYLWPETPMDDETFARELSAQQNVHVLPGRYLSRTVDGHNPGENRVRMALVAPLEECVEAAKRIVEFVKANR, encoded by the coding sequence ATGAACCAGAATCTTGACCGATTACATCCCTATCCTTTTGAAAAGCTGGCCAAGCTGAAGGCCGGCATCAGCGTGCCCGAGCACCTGGCGCCCATTTCCCTGGGCATTGGCGAGCCCAAGCACCCTTCCCCGGAGTTCGTGAAGCAGGTGATCGCCGACAACCTGGATAAGCTGGCGAACTACCCCACCACCAAGGGCACCGACGAACTGAGACAGACCATCGCCGACTGGGCCACCCGGCGTTTCAAGCTTTCTGCAGGCTCGCTGGACCCGACGGCCAACGTGGTGCCGGTGAACGGCACCCGTGAAGCGATCTTCGCCCTCGTCCAGGCGGTGATCGACAGCCGCAAGCCCGCCAAGGTGGTGAGCCCGAACCCGTTCTACCAGATCTATGAAGGCGCGGCCTTCCTCGCCGGCGCCGATCCGGTGTACCTGGCCTGTGATGCCAGCAACGGCTTCATCCCGGATTTTGACGCGGTACCTGAGAGCGTCTGGGAAGACTGCCAGCTGCTGTTCCTGTGCTCCCCCGGCAACCCCAGCGGCGCCGTGATTCCCCGGGAGACCCTGGCCAAGGTGATCGACCTTGCCGACCGGCACGACTTCCTCATCGCCTCTGACGAGTGTTACTCGGAACTCTACCCGGACGAGAGCAACCCGCCCGAAGGCCTGCTGCAAACCTGCGCAGCGCTGGGCCGGGACGACTTCAAACGCTGCATCGTGTTCCACAGCCTGTCCAAGCGCAGCAACCTGCCGGGCCTGCGCTCCGGCTTCGTGGCCGGTGATGCGGATGTGCTCAAGGGCTACCTGAAATACCGCACCTACCACGGCTGCGCCATGCCCATCCATAACCAGCTGGCCAGCATCGCCGCCTGGAATGACGAAGACCATGTGCGGGAGAACCGCGCCGCTTACCGGGCCAAGTTCGAGGCCGTGGTGCCCATCCTGCGGGAAGTGATGAACGTCGACTTCCCCGACGCCGGCTTCTACCTCTGGCCGGAAACCCCGATGGACGACGAGACCTTCGCCCGCGAACTCTCCGCCCAGCAAAACGTCCACGTCCTCCCCGGCCGCTACCTCTCCCGTACCGTCGACGGCCACAACCCCGGCGAAAATCGGGTGCGTATGGCGCTGGTGGCGCCGTTGGAGGAGTGTGTTGAGGCGGCGAAGCGGATTGTGGAGTTTGTTAAGGCGAATCGCTGA